Proteins encoded together in one Nyctibius grandis isolate bNycGra1 chromosome 1, bNycGra1.pri, whole genome shotgun sequence window:
- the NDUFAF5 gene encoding arginine-hydroxylase NDUFAF5, mitochondrial isoform X1, translating into MGTAALGARALGGPGRPLLRAGCGCRRLWALSGRAAAAASPPAGPSSGSGALSPFDRRLKRKQKNWAALQAEPAKCDYLREEVGGRIADRVFDIPRTFPLALDVGSGRGYIVQHLTKETAEKLIQVDIAENALKNAVESEISTVSVVADEEFLPFKENTFDLVVSSLSLHWVNDLPRAFKEIHQVLKPDGVFIGAMFGGDTLYELRCSLQLAELEREGGFSPHISPFTAVSDLGHLLSRAGFNTLTVDTDEIQVNYPGLFEVMQDLQGMGESNCSWNRKPLLHRDTMLAAAAIYREMYGNSDGSVPATFQIYYMIGWKFHESQARPAQRGSATVSLGDLAKIDGLLSRGKK; encoded by the exons ATGGGGACAGCGGCCCTTGGGGCGCGAGCCCTgggggggcccggccgccccctccTGCGGGCGGGCTGCGGCTGTCGCCGGCTCTGGGCTCTGTCAGGTCGAGCTGCGGCCGCTGCGTCTCCTCCCGCCGGCCCTTCGTCGGGCTCGGGTGCGCTGAGCCCCTTCGACCGGCGGCTGAAGCGGAAACAGAAGAACTGGGCGGCGCTGCAGGCCGAGCCCGCCAAGTGCGACTACCTGCGGGAGGAG GTCGGCGGCAGGATAGCGGACAGGGTGTTTGACATCCCCAG AACATTTCCTCTTGCTTTGGATGTTGGCTCTGGAAGAGGTTACATAGTTCAACATTTAACCAAG gaaaccGCTGAAAAACTTATTCAAGTTGATATTGCAGAGAATGCTTTA AAAAATGCTGTAGAATCTGAAATCTCTACAGTCAGTGTTGTAGCTGATGAGGAATTCCttcctttcaaagaaaatacatttgatcTTGTTGTTAGCAGCTTAAG tttACATTGGGTGAATGACCTTCCTAGAGCTTTTAAAGAG aTTCACCAAGTTCTTAAGCCAGATGGAGTATTCATTGGTGCAATGTTTGGGGGAGACACTCTGTATGAGCTTCGCTGCTCTTTGCAGCTAGCAGaactggagagagaagggggattTTCTCCTCACATATCACCGTTCACTGCTGTCTCTGATTTGGGACATCTGCTGTCGAGAGCTGGCTTTAACACCCTGACTGTG GATACTGATGAAATTCAAGTCAACTACCCAGGATTGTTTGAGGTTATGCAAGACTTGCAAG gtATGGGGGAGAGTAATTGCTCTTGGAATAGAAAACCTCTGCTACACAGGGACACAATGTTGGCAGCTGCTGCAATATACCGAG AAATGTATGGGAATAGCGATGGCTCAGTACCTGCCACGTTTCAGATCTACTACATGATTGGCTGGAAATTCCATGAATCACAG gcaaGACCAGCCCAGAGAGGTTCTGCAACAGTTTCACTTGGAGATCTGGCAAAAATAGATGGACTtctttcaagaggaaaaaagtag
- the NDUFAF5 gene encoding arginine-hydroxylase NDUFAF5, mitochondrial isoform X2: MGTAALGARALGGPGRPLLRAGCGCRRLWALSGRAAAAASPPAGPSSGSGALSPFDRRLKRKQKNWAALQAEPAKCDYLREEVGGRIADRVFDIPRTFPLALDVGSGRGYIVQHLTKETAEKLIQVDIAENALKNAVESEISTVSVVADEEFLPFKENTFDLVVSSLSLHWVNDLPRAFKEIHQVLKPDGVFIGAMFGGDTLYELRCSLQLAELEREGGFSPHISPFTAVSDLGHLLSRAGFNTLTVDTDEIQVNYPGLFEVMQDLQAKTYF, translated from the exons ATGGGGACAGCGGCCCTTGGGGCGCGAGCCCTgggggggcccggccgccccctccTGCGGGCGGGCTGCGGCTGTCGCCGGCTCTGGGCTCTGTCAGGTCGAGCTGCGGCCGCTGCGTCTCCTCCCGCCGGCCCTTCGTCGGGCTCGGGTGCGCTGAGCCCCTTCGACCGGCGGCTGAAGCGGAAACAGAAGAACTGGGCGGCGCTGCAGGCCGAGCCCGCCAAGTGCGACTACCTGCGGGAGGAG GTCGGCGGCAGGATAGCGGACAGGGTGTTTGACATCCCCAG AACATTTCCTCTTGCTTTGGATGTTGGCTCTGGAAGAGGTTACATAGTTCAACATTTAACCAAG gaaaccGCTGAAAAACTTATTCAAGTTGATATTGCAGAGAATGCTTTA AAAAATGCTGTAGAATCTGAAATCTCTACAGTCAGTGTTGTAGCTGATGAGGAATTCCttcctttcaaagaaaatacatttgatcTTGTTGTTAGCAGCTTAAG tttACATTGGGTGAATGACCTTCCTAGAGCTTTTAAAGAG aTTCACCAAGTTCTTAAGCCAGATGGAGTATTCATTGGTGCAATGTTTGGGGGAGACACTCTGTATGAGCTTCGCTGCTCTTTGCAGCTAGCAGaactggagagagaagggggattTTCTCCTCACATATCACCGTTCACTGCTGTCTCTGATTTGGGACATCTGCTGTCGAGAGCTGGCTTTAACACCCTGACTGTG GATACTGATGAAATTCAAGTCAACTACCCAGGATTGTTTGAGGTTATGCAAGACTTGCAAG ctaaaacatatttttag